In one Shewanella loihica PV-4 genomic region, the following are encoded:
- a CDS encoding bifunctional acetate--CoA ligase family protein/GNAT family N-acetyltransferase produces MSQRTLHTLFKPKSVAIIGASNGAKRAGNVVMRNLLSSGFSGPIMPVTPKYDAVMGVLAYPNIEALPLKPDLAIICTAASRVPAIVERLAQFGCKVAIINASGMANQLDEEGLNLLTLTRAHAKRYGMRILGPNSLGMMLPNLGLNASLAHTSALPGKIAFVSQSAAICTTVLDWANNKGIGFSSFISLGDATDIDFDELLDFLGRDSRTTAIMIYIDSVNEKRHFLSAARAAARNKPILVIKSGRSLEGTTAAKLHTGGEVGNDAVYEAAFRRAGMLRVNDLVELFAAVETLAHSAPLQGERLAILSNGGGPAVLGLDQLILGGGKAATLDDDTFDKLNALLPDTWSGQNPVDIGGDADAKRYTQSLDILMNADVADAILVLHSPSALGDSIEIADSIIELVSKHPRRHKVNVLTNWSGEDSAYQARKHFNRAGVPTYRTPEGAVGAFMHMVEYRRNQKLLQEVPQSIPDNIPTDAQLARSLLQRAIADNKQVIETHEASAILKAYGLNTIETHFAASAERAAEIAEQIGYPVALKVQSPDIHHKSDVHGVMLNLTSHQEVLQAADAMVGRVHSINQDADIQGLIVQKMALTAGTQEIRVAVTHDPVFGPAILLGEGGSEWQPSTDAAVALPPLNMTLARYMVIQALKTHKLKDRHLPLGLDMNALCVMLTQISHLIIDCPEISGLDLNPVLCAGEQITLLDVNIQLNANAQDNTNRLAICPYPKELEEHAVLKNGLEIMLRPILPEDEPKHLAFDNSLSDEDRYKRYFGVRSKMTHEEMAVLTQIDYAREMAFIATTKGADGDDITLGAVRASIDPDNTEAEFAMAVRSDHQGIGIGKLLLEKLIAYYKANDTELLTGFTMFENRNMASLAKKLGFSVTFDMEEHLIKMDMPLKPKQD; encoded by the coding sequence ATGAGCCAGCGTACATTACACACCCTATTTAAACCTAAGTCGGTGGCCATCATTGGAGCCTCTAACGGTGCCAAGCGCGCCGGCAATGTCGTAATGCGCAACCTGCTCTCCAGCGGGTTTTCCGGACCTATCATGCCGGTCACGCCAAAATACGATGCCGTGATGGGCGTGCTAGCCTACCCCAATATCGAAGCCCTGCCGCTTAAGCCCGATCTGGCCATCATCTGCACCGCAGCCAGCCGCGTCCCCGCCATCGTCGAGCGTCTCGCCCAATTTGGCTGCAAGGTGGCAATTATCAATGCTTCAGGCATGGCCAATCAGCTCGATGAAGAGGGGCTGAATCTACTGACGCTGACCCGCGCCCACGCCAAACGCTACGGCATGCGTATCCTCGGTCCCAACAGCCTGGGAATGATGTTGCCCAATCTCGGCCTCAACGCCAGCCTGGCACACACCAGCGCCCTACCGGGTAAAATCGCCTTTGTCTCCCAGTCTGCCGCCATCTGCACCACGGTCCTGGACTGGGCCAACAACAAGGGGATCGGCTTCTCCTCCTTTATCTCACTTGGCGATGCGACAGATATCGATTTCGACGAGTTGCTGGACTTTCTCGGGCGAGACTCGCGCACCACGGCGATCATGATCTACATAGACTCGGTCAACGAGAAGCGCCATTTTCTCTCTGCAGCCCGCGCCGCCGCCCGTAACAAGCCGATATTAGTGATCAAATCGGGTCGCAGCCTTGAGGGCACCACGGCCGCTAAGCTACACACAGGTGGGGAAGTGGGTAACGACGCCGTCTACGAGGCCGCCTTCAGACGCGCGGGTATGCTGAGGGTAAACGATCTGGTAGAGCTGTTTGCCGCAGTAGAAACCCTGGCCCACTCTGCTCCATTGCAGGGCGAGCGTTTGGCGATTCTCAGTAATGGCGGCGGCCCAGCCGTACTAGGCCTAGATCAGCTAATTCTCGGCGGCGGAAAAGCCGCCACCTTAGACGATGATACCTTCGACAAACTCAATGCCTTGCTGCCCGATACCTGGTCCGGGCAAAATCCGGTGGATATCGGAGGCGACGCCGATGCCAAGCGATACACCCAGAGCCTGGATATTCTGATGAACGCCGATGTGGCCGATGCCATCTTGGTGTTGCACTCCCCGTCCGCCCTTGGAGACAGCATAGAGATCGCCGACAGCATCATAGAGCTCGTCTCAAAACATCCAAGGCGTCACAAGGTCAATGTGCTCACCAACTGGAGCGGCGAAGACTCGGCCTATCAGGCCCGTAAACACTTTAACCGCGCCGGGGTGCCCACCTATCGCACACCAGAGGGAGCCGTCGGCGCCTTCATGCACATGGTGGAATACAGACGCAACCAAAAGTTGCTGCAGGAAGTGCCACAATCTATCCCAGATAATATTCCCACCGATGCCCAACTTGCGCGCTCCTTGCTGCAGCGGGCGATTGCCGATAACAAGCAGGTGATCGAGACCCATGAGGCAAGCGCCATCCTCAAGGCCTATGGGCTTAACACCATAGAAACCCACTTTGCCGCCAGTGCGGAGCGCGCCGCCGAAATCGCCGAACAGATAGGCTATCCCGTCGCCCTTAAGGTGCAATCGCCGGATATTCACCATAAATCCGATGTCCACGGCGTCATGCTTAATCTCACCTCCCATCAGGAGGTGTTACAGGCCGCCGATGCCATGGTTGGCCGGGTACATTCGATCAACCAGGACGCCGACATCCAGGGGCTCATAGTGCAGAAGATGGCGCTCACCGCTGGCACCCAGGAGATCCGCGTCGCGGTGACCCATGATCCCGTGTTTGGCCCGGCGATTCTGCTTGGCGAAGGCGGCTCCGAGTGGCAGCCCAGCACAGATGCGGCGGTTGCCCTGCCACCACTGAATATGACTCTGGCCCGCTACATGGTGATCCAGGCGCTGAAGACCCACAAGCTCAAAGACAGGCATTTGCCGCTGGGCTTAGACATGAACGCTCTGTGCGTCATGCTCACCCAGATCTCCCATCTCATAATAGATTGCCCCGAGATATCAGGCTTAGATCTTAACCCTGTGCTGTGCGCCGGTGAGCAGATCACCCTGTTAGATGTGAATATTCAGCTCAATGCCAATGCCCAGGACAATACCAACCGCCTTGCCATATGCCCCTACCCTAAGGAGCTTGAAGAGCATGCGGTATTGAAAAACGGCCTCGAGATCATGCTAAGGCCAATTTTGCCTGAGGATGAGCCTAAACACCTGGCCTTTGACAACTCCCTCTCGGACGAAGACAGATATAAACGCTATTTTGGCGTGCGCTCTAAGATGACCCATGAAGAGATGGCTGTGCTTACCCAGATTGACTATGCCAGGGAGATGGCCTTTATCGCCACCACCAAGGGTGCCGATGGCGATGATATTACCCTGGGCGCAGTGAGGGCCTCCATCGACCCCGACAATACCGAGGCCGAGTTCGCCATGGCGGTGCGCAGCGATCATCAGGGAATAGGCATAGGTAAGTTATTACTGGAAAAATTGATCGCCTATTACAAGGCCAATGACACCGAGCTGCTCACCGGCTTCACCATGTTTGAAAACCGCAACATGGCAAGCCTGGCGAAGAAGTTGGGCTTCAGTGTTACTTTTGACATGGAGGAGCATCTGATCAAGATGGACATGCCCCTCAAGCCGAAACAAGACTAG
- a CDS encoding SDR family oxidoreductase — MTMNKWALVTGGAKRIGEAIVLALHGKGFNILLHYKGSESEAMALAGKLNLSRVNSCQTVQADLATEQGPLSLIQHINDHQLPLGALINNASLFVPDSSIENWQSSQQLLNLNLLAPYLLATKLSENLASNDGCVINLVDIHGDRPLKRHGLYSISKAGLNMATRSLAQELAPKVRVNGISPGAILWPSQSEQAAISSVTQAIPLARAGSPEDIADTVCFILESPYLNGQVIAIDGGRSATGYTGADG, encoded by the coding sequence ATGACAATGAACAAATGGGCACTGGTAACCGGCGGCGCCAAACGTATTGGTGAAGCGATCGTATTAGCCTTGCACGGTAAAGGCTTCAATATACTGCTGCACTATAAGGGATCAGAAAGTGAAGCAATGGCGCTCGCAGGCAAGCTTAACCTCAGCCGGGTAAACTCGTGCCAGACTGTGCAGGCCGACCTCGCCACCGAACAAGGGCCCCTTAGCCTTATCCAACACATTAATGACCATCAACTCCCGCTTGGGGCTCTTATCAATAACGCCTCGCTGTTTGTACCAGACAGCAGTATTGAAAACTGGCAATCTAGTCAGCAGCTGTTAAACCTTAATCTGCTCGCGCCCTATCTGTTAGCCACAAAGCTCAGTGAAAACCTCGCCAGCAATGATGGCTGCGTCATTAACCTGGTGGATATTCACGGCGACCGCCCCTTAAAACGCCATGGGCTATACTCAATATCTAAAGCAGGATTAAACATGGCGACGCGGTCCCTGGCCCAAGAGTTAGCGCCTAAGGTTAGGGTCAACGGTATATCGCCAGGCGCGATACTCTGGCCATCCCAGAGCGAACAAGCGGCTATCTCCAGCGTCACTCAGGCCATACCTCTGGCGAGAGCTGGCAGCCCCGAGGATATCGCCGATACCGTGTGTTTTATTCTGGAAAGCCCCTACCTTAATGGTCAGGTGATCGCTATCGATGGCGGTCGCAGCGCAACCGGATATACAGGAGCCGACGGATGA
- a CDS encoding CPXCG motif-containing cysteine-rich protein — MKIFDKVICCPHCGHHQHINLDISCGDQDYYDDCRVCCNPIHFRTHIDDSRQKIEVYVDSDDEQYY; from the coding sequence ATGAAAATTTTTGATAAAGTGATCTGTTGTCCCCACTGCGGGCACCATCAACATATCAACTTAGATATCAGCTGTGGCGATCAGGACTACTACGACGATTGTCGCGTCTGCTGCAACCCAATCCATTTTCGAACCCACATAGACGATTCCAGACAGAAAATAGAGGTCTATGTGGACTCGGACGATGAGCAGTACTATTAA
- the infC gene encoding translation initiation factor IF-3, with translation MKIKKTDVRKAAANRINELIVGVSEVRLNGLDGETIGIVSLREAQELADEAGVDLVEISPNAEPPVCRIMDYGKYLFDKAKAQKEQKKKQKQIQVKEIKFRPGTDENDYQVKLRNLKRFLEDGDKAKVTLRFRGREMAHQSLGMNLLNRIKDDLAEIAVVEAFPKMEGRQAVMVLAPKKK, from the coding sequence ATAAAGATCAAGAAAACAGACGTGCGTAAAGCAGCGGCGAATAGAATTAACGAACTCATTGTTGGCGTATCAGAAGTACGCCTCAATGGATTAGACGGTGAAACTATCGGCATTGTAAGTCTTCGTGAAGCGCAAGAACTTGCAGATGAAGCGGGCGTAGATCTCGTAGAGATCAGCCCAAACGCTGAGCCGCCTGTATGTCGCATAATGGACTACGGAAAGTATCTTTTTGACAAGGCTAAGGCCCAAAAAGAGCAAAAGAAGAAGCAGAAACAGATACAGGTGAAGGAAATAAAATTCCGTCCCGGTACTGACGAAAACGACTATCAGGTAAAACTACGCAACCTGAAGCGTTTTCTAGAAGACGGCGACAAGGCGAAAGTTACGCTGCGTTTCCGTGGTCGCGAGATGGCTCACCAGAGTCTTGGTATGAATCTTTTGAATCGTATTAAAGACGACTTGGCTGAGATAGCAGTTGTGGAGGCTTTTCCAAAAATGGAAGGTCGCCAGGCTGTGATGGTGCTCGCGCCGAAAAAGAAATAG
- a CDS encoding MATE family efflux transporter produces MNQFGFQAKKLVHLALPVLIAQVTQTMMGFIDTVMAGRVSALDMAAVAIGGSLWLPALLFVQGLLVAFTPVFASHHGADNQNAIRPMAFQAAYIAIIGAAVVISILLFAPQIFKLMDLSPELAELSVSYLHGFAWGVPAFVLYQVLRGCSEGISYTLPTMVIGFVGLAVNIPANYIFIYGHLGAPALGGAGCGIATALVFWAMFIAMTIYMQWHKRFAVIKPLGAFHLPDLKTMKRMTKHGMPIAMALFFEVSLFAIIALLLAPLGADVVAGHQIALNFSSIVFMLPLSIGIAVSIRVGYYLGQYKADVAKLVTKVGLAIAFSLAACTAVITVVFRTQIALLYNQNPEVVALASSLMFLAALYQLSDSVQVVTAGALRGYHDTRSAFYITLVSYWAIGMVLGYLLAETDILVPAMGAHGFWIGLIAGLTSAALLFALRLQYIQKHPKQLALVDQPINHADL; encoded by the coding sequence ATGAATCAATTCGGCTTTCAAGCCAAAAAGCTCGTCCATCTCGCGTTGCCTGTGCTGATCGCCCAGGTCACCCAAACCATGATGGGTTTTATCGATACCGTCATGGCCGGACGTGTCAGCGCATTAGATATGGCCGCGGTGGCCATCGGCGGCAGTCTGTGGCTGCCGGCGCTACTGTTTGTACAGGGTTTGCTGGTCGCCTTTACCCCTGTGTTTGCCAGCCACCATGGCGCCGATAATCAAAATGCTATCAGGCCGATGGCTTTTCAGGCTGCCTATATTGCCATAATCGGCGCGGCCGTAGTGATAAGCATTCTGCTTTTTGCGCCGCAGATCTTCAAATTAATGGATTTGTCCCCCGAGCTGGCCGAGCTGAGTGTCAGCTATCTCCATGGATTTGCCTGGGGCGTCCCCGCCTTCGTGCTCTATCAGGTCTTGCGAGGATGTAGCGAGGGGATCTCCTACACACTACCGACTATGGTGATAGGGTTTGTCGGCTTGGCGGTAAACATCCCGGCCAACTATATCTTCATCTATGGCCACTTAGGTGCGCCCGCGCTGGGCGGTGCGGGCTGTGGTATCGCAACGGCCCTGGTGTTCTGGGCCATGTTTATCGCCATGACCATTTACATGCAGTGGCATAAGCGATTCGCCGTTATCAAGCCTTTAGGTGCCTTCCACCTGCCGGATCTTAAGACCATGAAGAGAATGACCAAACACGGAATGCCCATCGCCATGGCCTTGTTTTTCGAAGTGAGCCTGTTTGCCATCATAGCGCTGCTGCTCGCCCCGCTCGGCGCAGACGTTGTAGCCGGCCATCAGATCGCGCTTAACTTTTCGTCCATAGTGTTTATGCTGCCACTCTCTATCGGTATCGCCGTGTCGATACGGGTTGGATACTACCTCGGACAATATAAGGCGGACGTGGCTAAGCTAGTGACTAAGGTCGGTCTGGCTATCGCCTTTAGCCTGGCGGCCTGCACGGCCGTCATCACTGTGGTGTTTCGCACTCAGATCGCGCTGCTCTATAACCAAAACCCCGAGGTGGTCGCCCTAGCGAGCAGCCTGATGTTTCTGGCCGCTCTATATCAGCTGTCTGACTCGGTGCAGGTAGTTACTGCAGGTGCCCTGCGCGGCTATCACGACACCCGCAGCGCCTTCTACATTACCCTTGTCTCCTATTGGGCCATCGGCATGGTGCTCGGCTATCTACTGGCAGAAACCGACATACTGGTTCCTGCCATGGGCGCCCACGGTTTCTGGATTGGCTTGATCGCCGGTCTCACCAGCGCCGCACTGCTGTTTGCCTTAAGGCTTCAGTATATTCAAAAGCATCCAAAGCAATTGGCCTTGGTTGATCAGCCGATTAATCACGCCGACCTATAG
- the thrS gene encoding threonine--tRNA ligase, whose product MPVITLPDGSKREFANAVSTLDVAADIGPGLAKACIAGRVNGELKDACDLIETDVDLAIITVKDDEGVEILRHSCAHLLGHAIKQMWPETKMAIGPVIDNGFYYDVDLDHKLTEEDVAELEKRMLALAKTNYDVVKRVVSWQEARDTFESRGESYKMAILDENISKDDQPALYHHEEYTDMCRGPHVPNMKFCHHFKLMSVAGAYWRGNSDNKMLQRIYGTAWADKKALKAHLTRLEEAAKRDHRKIGKQLDLYHMQEEAPGMVFWHNDGWSLFLELERFIRQKLGQYTYQEVKGPLMMDRVLWERSGHWDKYSEAMFTTHSENREYAVKPMNCPGHVQIFNQGLKSYRDLPLRMAEFGCCHRNEPSGSLHGLMRVRGFTQDDAHIFCTEEQVQQEVSGCIKMVYDTYATFGFHDIVVKLSTRPEKRIGDDAMWDRAEQALMDALKANDIEYEILPGEGAFYGPKIEFTLHDCLDRAWQCGTVQLDYALPGRLGATYVAEDNSRQTPVMIHRAILGSLERFLGILIEEYAGKFPTWLAPVQAVVMNITDKQSEYVDEVVKLFKDQGIRASKDLRNEKIGFKIREHTLRRVPYLLVVGDQEMENREVAVRTRDGVDLGKIKIDQFAAMVKEQISLRSLNLLEE is encoded by the coding sequence ATGCCTGTAATTACACTTCCTGATGGCAGCAAGCGCGAGTTTGCTAACGCCGTTTCTACCCTAGATGTCGCCGCGGACATAGGTCCTGGTCTCGCAAAAGCCTGTATCGCAGGTCGCGTCAATGGCGAGCTGAAAGATGCTTGCGACTTGATTGAGACAGATGTCGATCTCGCTATCATCACCGTAAAAGACGATGAAGGGGTAGAGATCTTACGTCACTCTTGTGCTCACCTATTGGGTCACGCCATTAAGCAGATGTGGCCTGAAACCAAGATGGCCATCGGCCCGGTGATCGATAACGGTTTCTACTATGACGTGGATCTCGACCATAAGCTGACCGAGGAAGATGTAGCCGAGCTAGAAAAGCGTATGCTGGCACTGGCTAAGACAAACTATGATGTGGTTAAGCGCGTCGTCAGCTGGCAAGAAGCCCGTGACACTTTCGAATCACGCGGCGAAAGCTACAAGATGGCTATCTTGGATGAGAACATCAGCAAAGATGACCAGCCTGCGCTCTATCATCACGAAGAATATACCGACATGTGTCGTGGCCCCCATGTGCCTAACATGAAGTTCTGTCATCACTTCAAACTGATGAGTGTTGCTGGTGCCTACTGGCGTGGTAACTCAGACAACAAGATGCTGCAGCGTATCTATGGTACGGCCTGGGCAGACAAGAAGGCCCTTAAGGCGCATCTGACTCGCCTTGAAGAAGCGGCTAAGCGCGACCATCGTAAGATAGGTAAGCAGCTTGATCTGTACCATATGCAGGAAGAAGCACCAGGCATGGTGTTCTGGCACAACGATGGTTGGAGTCTGTTCCTCGAGCTTGAAAGATTCATTCGTCAGAAACTGGGTCAGTACACCTATCAGGAGGTGAAAGGCCCCTTGATGATGGACCGCGTATTGTGGGAGCGCAGTGGTCACTGGGATAAGTATTCCGAAGCCATGTTCACTACTCACTCTGAAAACCGTGAGTACGCGGTGAAGCCGATGAACTGCCCAGGTCACGTGCAGATATTTAACCAAGGTCTCAAGTCTTATCGCGATCTGCCACTGCGTATGGCTGAGTTTGGTTGTTGTCACCGTAACGAGCCATCGGGTTCTCTACACGGCTTGATGCGCGTTCGTGGTTTTACCCAAGATGATGCCCATATCTTCTGTACCGAAGAGCAGGTGCAACAAGAGGTGAGTGGCTGTATCAAGATGGTCTACGACACCTATGCAACCTTTGGTTTCCACGATATCGTGGTGAAACTCTCTACCCGTCCAGAGAAGCGTATCGGTGACGATGCCATGTGGGACAGAGCAGAGCAGGCGCTGATGGATGCGCTGAAAGCCAATGACATCGAGTATGAGATCCTACCGGGCGAAGGTGCCTTCTATGGTCCTAAGATCGAATTTACGCTCCATGACTGCTTAGACAGGGCATGGCAGTGCGGTACAGTGCAGCTTGATTACGCCTTGCCTGGACGTCTAGGCGCGACTTATGTTGCCGAAGATAACAGCCGTCAAACGCCTGTGATGATCCACCGTGCGATTCTAGGCTCTCTGGAGCGTTTCCTAGGGATCCTGATCGAGGAATACGCAGGTAAGTTCCCAACCTGGTTGGCACCGGTTCAAGCCGTTGTGATGAATATTACTGACAAACAGTCTGAATATGTTGACGAAGTGGTCAAATTATTTAAAGATCAGGGAATTCGTGCCTCGAAAGACTTGAGGAATGAAAAGATTGGCTTTAAAATACGCGAACACACCCTAAGGCGTGTTCCCTATCTATTGGTCGTGGGCGATCAAGAGATGGAAAATAGGGAAGTCGCGGTGCGAACCAGAGATGGTGTTGACCTAGGTAAGATCAAAATCGATCAATTTGCTGCCATGGTTAAAGAACAGATTTCGCTCCGTAGTCTAAATTTGTTGGAGGAATAG
- a CDS encoding DUF3718 domain-containing protein: protein MKTGAFVSIGVAVTALGLGLSSQLAVGEEAAAAANISTNTNANYRFVAQDSSAETKICIAAGSDNSSALKRKLVNYDHNMRFGVNSISCNGVSLAQFAYQYQASQSFQFLERHSSIANRVKTKVSITDLASNRSGGGEPIVVMVSAK from the coding sequence ATGAAAACAGGGGCGTTTGTTTCTATCGGTGTAGCTGTTACGGCTCTAGGTTTAGGCTTGAGTTCTCAGCTGGCAGTGGGTGAAGAGGCGGCAGCCGCCGCTAATATCAGCACTAACACCAATGCCAATTATAGATTTGTGGCGCAGGACAGTAGCGCCGAGACCAAGATCTGTATTGCGGCGGGTAGCGATAACAGTTCGGCGTTAAAGCGTAAACTGGTTAACTATGACCATAACATGCGCTTCGGGGTCAACAGCATCTCCTGCAATGGCGTGAGTCTGGCGCAGTTTGCCTACCAGTATCAGGCATCACAAAGCTTTCAGTTTCTTGAGCGTCACTCATCGATCGCCAATCGCGTGAAGACCAAGGTGAGCATTACCGATCTTGCCAGCAATAGATCCGGCGGTGGTGAACCGATTGTGGTGATGGTGAGTGCGAAGTAG
- a CDS encoding riboflavin synthase, producing the protein MFTGIVQATCEVVAIHKKDGLNTIEIAMPSHLKENLQRGASVANNGVCLTVTEMADDRVFFDVMEETLRLTNLAGLSVGSQVNIERSLTYGSEIGGHVLSGHVHTQATVVEVSHTPAHFDIRLEVDPKWMNYILYKGFVGVNGCSLTVGEVSESGFMLHLIPETLEITNLDEVAVGTMLNIEIDSQTQAIVDTVERVLAKRLG; encoded by the coding sequence ATGTTTACAGGTATTGTTCAAGCCACATGTGAAGTGGTGGCTATTCATAAAAAAGATGGTCTTAATACAATCGAAATTGCGATGCCGTCACACCTGAAGGAAAACTTGCAGCGAGGTGCAAGTGTCGCCAATAACGGCGTCTGTCTGACCGTTACCGAGATGGCAGATGATAGGGTGTTTTTCGATGTAATGGAAGAGACATTGAGGCTTACCAATTTGGCCGGTCTGTCTGTGGGTAGCCAGGTTAATATCGAGCGCTCATTGACCTATGGCAGCGAGATAGGTGGCCATGTGTTATCGGGTCATGTCCACACTCAGGCCACCGTGGTTGAGGTGAGTCATACGCCTGCTCATTTTGATATTCGTCTCGAAGTTGACCCTAAATGGATGAACTACATTCTCTACAAAGGTTTCGTTGGTGTGAATGGTTGTAGCCTGACCGTAGGGGAAGTGAGTGAATCTGGCTTTATGCTGCATTTGATCCCGGAAACTTTGGAGATCACCAACTTAGACGAGGTCGCTGTCGGCACCATGCTTAATATCGAGATAGACAGTCAGACTCAGGCTATCGTGGACACGGTTGAGCGGGTATTGGCCAAGCGTTTGGGTTAG
- a CDS encoding GGDEF domain-containing protein: protein MNLAKQLTETELSAKILRHAVPRMSELNIPVTPDNYAVWYEYFRGVNLDLKRAIDTLVASRAQFTAEVNAGLYNSFIREQSPEVIENVQIETQILINNFMTRLSEVTAGTAQFNLSLTTFQQNISQDPDPKTLERLVDTLAEEVSQVVISNRQMEANLKTMNQEVAALKAEMEDLNIAVMTDQLTSLRNRRAFDEEVLGHIQRFRREQRLSSLLLVDIDNFKQFNDTHGHLVGDKVLAYIALALKQGVKGDDFVARYGGEEFVILLPDTEHSGAMVVAEQLRARIAERHLSIGKDKKLSLGAITVSIGVATLRLDDDRESYLVRADEALYRAKSAGRNCVKG, encoded by the coding sequence ATGAATTTGGCTAAACAACTTACCGAGACCGAACTTTCCGCTAAAATTCTCCGACATGCCGTTCCGCGCATGTCAGAACTCAATATCCCAGTAACCCCAGATAATTATGCCGTTTGGTATGAGTATTTCCGTGGGGTCAATCTGGATCTTAAGCGCGCCATCGACACCCTGGTGGCCAGCCGCGCCCAGTTTACCGCCGAGGTCAATGCCGGCCTCTATAACAGCTTCATTCGCGAGCAGTCACCCGAGGTGATCGAGAATGTGCAGATAGAGACGCAGATCTTGATCAATAATTTTATGACCCGTTTATCCGAGGTCACCGCAGGTACGGCGCAATTTAACCTCAGCCTGACCACCTTTCAGCAGAATATCAGCCAGGACCCAGACCCTAAGACCCTCGAGCGCCTGGTCGATACCCTAGCCGAAGAGGTGTCTCAGGTGGTGATCAGCAATCGCCAGATGGAAGCGAATCTGAAGACGATGAATCAGGAGGTCGCCGCGCTGAAGGCAGAGATGGAAGATCTCAATATCGCCGTGATGACAGATCAGCTTACCTCGCTGCGTAATCGCCGCGCCTTCGATGAGGAGGTGCTGGGTCATATTCAAAGGTTCAGAAGAGAGCAGCGCCTTAGCAGCTTGCTGCTGGTCGATATCGATAACTTTAAGCAGTTTAATGACACCCACGGTCACCTGGTGGGCGATAAGGTACTCGCATATATCGCACTGGCGTTAAAGCAAGGGGTGAAGGGGGATGACTTTGTCGCGCGTTACGGCGGCGAAGAGTTCGTGATCCTGCTGCCGGATACCGAGCATTCAGGCGCCATGGTGGTGGCCGAGCAACTTAGGGCGCGCATCGCCGAGCGCCATCTAAGCATAGGCAAAGATAAGAAGCTCTCACTTGGGGCGATCACAGTCTCCATAGGGGTGGCGACACTGCGCCTTGATGATGACAGAGAGTCTTATCTGGTGCGCGCCGATGAGGCCCTATACAGAGCCAAGTCGGCAGGCCGCAACTGTGTGAAGGGCTAA